In the Triticum aestivum cultivar Chinese Spring chromosome 2B, IWGSC CS RefSeq v2.1, whole genome shotgun sequence genome, CTCGGCCGCATCCGCCAGCGGTGTGCCAGCCTGCTCGAAAAGACTCACCGCAAACCAGCCCTCCCCAAAATCCTGCGTGCATGGGTACGTCCCATCCGCCTGCAACTCGGGTCCACTTATCTCTGAATCTCTGGCCCCAGATGCCACCAATCCCGAACCGGCAGAAGCGATTCGATCCGCCTCGGTCCTTACACGAATCTCGCCACCCGCCAATTCGTTTGTCGCTTCCACCTCCTGCATGCCTATGAGGGTCAAGAAATATACATCAATTTCACCGATccctctctatcccttctaacaaCACTCATTGTGTTTGTATTCACTTGATGTtttattttgagtcaataaaatttaactttatattaaaaaaaaaCAAGGACCCGAATACTGAACTGACCCTCGATGGGGATGGAACTCCCATCGAATGAATCATTCACCTCGAAGGATCCGACCaagcaaaacttttatttttgaggtgcACCAAGCAAACCTATGTGTTCGCTACGAGAGGAGTTTTCCACCGATCTCTACTAGCCCAGCAAACTATGAACATGCACGAAAAATCAGGCTAGGCCCAGTTTGGtgggtttttaaaaaaaattgtcatCAACAAAAAATGCCATGTACAAAAAGGAAACCATACTAGTAATGTGCAAAAGATGACAGGTTTTAAAAACCAAAAAATTATGCAATTGCCATGACACTTACAATTGCCATATAACCAAAAAGATACAATTATAAAATTGTAATGGTTTGATGCAAAAAAAAATCTCTATGCCCATGGCAATTTTCCCGTGGCGTTTTATGTTATGTTTTTTTGTGTGAAATTTATCATGATCCAAAAAATAAATTTGTCTTGCCATGATCCAAAATAAATTTGTCATGGTAtgaaaataaatttgccatggttcACAAATTAAAATTTCCACGGTCTAAAACTAAATTCTCATGGAAAGTAAAATTTGCCATGGTCTATAAATTAAAATTGCTATGGTGCATTAAAGCCATGGTCCATAAATAAAGTTACCATGGTTCAATTTTTTCTCATGATAAATACaaaaagatttaataaaaaatgccatgaacaaattgAAAAAGGATTATTTTGAAATTTTCCATGTATCTGTTTTTGTCACCTCCGTAAAAAGGGAAAAATAATGTAAATTTACCATGTATCTAAAATAGTTTATTTGCATATTTTGTTACCCTTGCTAAAAAGACAAAAAAGGAAGGTGGGAATTCAAACCCAGATTGCTCAGGTGGAAACTACGTGCCCTAGCCAGTGCGATGGGCTTGTGTGTCTGGTTAGTAGACCGTTCACGTTTCTTTTGTTTCTGCGCGAAAACAAAATCTAACATGTTACGTCCCTTTGCTCCCTGATCTGTGTGTTATATCGAACGATGAAAACGGGGTTCACGACACGCATCTAAAAAACTGACGTCAGATTTTTAGTTATTCCCAAATCTAGAAAACATAGTAGTACTACTATTTTATCGTAATGATGATCAACCACTATCTTCTCAAGCATTTAGTCCATCCATCCAACTGCTGAAGCTAAAATCGTATCATAGGAATCTTGGTCGCCCTGGCCCATTTCTTGGAGCAAAACAAATGCTAGGAGTACTGCTCCACACTCTATAGCTAGTTGACATGAGATCAGATCAGATCAGAATAGTGAATGCTCTGGCCTTTTGAGTACAACAAGATCATTTTCTTGGAGGAGTGGAGAAAGGGAAAAAGGAGACGAGTCAGAGAAAGGAGCAGCCACATTCAATATTTGCCTGCTCAACCCAGGAGTCAGCTGCTCTCCCTGACGAAAAACCAGTAAAACCCACAGGGCCGGGAAGAAAGGACCCGGAAAATGGTTTACCAGGACCATGCGTTTTGCGCCATAATATAGCTCACGCAGGCGCATTTAAGTGGTGCGGCCTTGCATGTTCCCTGACGAGGTGGGTCCGCCTACAGTACACGAAGTATACAAACAGGAAACACATCATGGGGAAGATTGAGGGGAAAACTGAAACAATGTGAGATTTCATTAACAAAGGAAGGCTATTTGGCGTCAACTTTTGAAAGAAACTTCCGCTCTACATTGCCAATGTCCGGAGCTATTAAAATAGTACTCCGCCCTTCCGTATCAAAATATAAAAACTTTTTGTAGGCTAGTTATTTAGCCTACAAAAGGTGGTAGTAGTTTAGGCTAGGTATCGCGAAAAGTCATTTAGcctaaaaaacatcttatattttgatacagagatAGTAGTAGTTTTTTTTGGATGCGCTCAATACCCTCTAGGCTTTTAGAGCAACAGAGTAGTTATATCGGCCCAATCGCCATAATAGTAATTATATGTATGATGATTTTGGTTGAAAAAGTCACCTAGCAAAATTGTGACCGGCGACGAATCATCATAATTTAGGGACGTCGCTCCACGTTGAACCCATGAGGCTTCATATTTGGACACTATGGGGAGTTGGTTTCGAGCGTGTTCTATCCGCCAACCGCTTGTTCGGAAGGCAAGTTTCACCTCCATCTCCAGCCCCCAATGTCGCCCATCTCCTCTCCCTGCAACGGTGTAGACGACCGGACGCCCATGGCTCGGGGAAGCGTGACAATAAAATCACGGCTGCACACATCCTTTCCCCTCATGTTGTTTTGCCACCAGCGCCCTTCCCCACCACGTTTTTCCCACCCGCACCCACATTTTGAACACCAATCATGTGAAAATATTGCTAACTGAATTTTCTCCCCATCTATGTAAAAACTTTGtaacgtactacctccgtcctggtttattagtccctttagtattttgtgcaaaactttaaccttagatttaactaaaaaatgctaatgcatgtaaccaaaaataatatctctcaaaactatgttcaaatacgaatccagggATATACTTTTTGCTAACATGTATTATTATTTACTTAGTTAAATCTATGAtcaaaatttggcataaaatattatggggaccaataaaccaggacggaggtagtaactCAGTTAATTGTTTCAGTCTCTCAAATTGAGTGTGCGACTAATGAGGTGGCACAACAGGAAACATGGAAGAAATGAAAATATGTGATTGCGCAATAATTCTGCATTCGATATTTGCATATCATCTCTGCAACCTTCATCAAATATTATTGACTAGAAGTTGCCCCTAAAGTGTTCCTAAGCTTATCCGCAAAAAAAAAGTGTTCCTAAGCTAATGGCCAGGTGCCCCTCAGAAAACAATCACCGGGTGAGAAGAAAGGCTGTATCCAACAAATACTACTAATACTGGCTCCAAATATTAATGGAGGCAAACGAGTCTTGTTTCATCAATGCCGTCCGCGTCGCACATTGCTTTCAGCTCCTAGGACGGAGCAATTCCGGAAGTGGCTTGGGAGGAAATCCGCGTCGCCGAGGCCGAGCAAAGACGTCCCCTTCGGATCTGGTGGCGAGACCACATCGAGCTTCCGGAACGGTACGAGGGCAGTGGATCACGTATGGACGCATCGGGTTCTCTTTTCCGGTTACAGCCCAGACACCGGGCATGCATACGTACTGATGGCGGCGATCCACTTCAGCAGGCGATTCAAAGTTTTTTATTTGCACTAATTAAACACCGGTTGGAACCGCGGCGAGCTCAGCTAGCTACTTAGTGCCGAATCACCCAACCACTCTGCTATTCTATGCACTGCTCTGCTCTGTTGGAGACTTGACCTCGAGCGTTGGGTTTGAATACGATCTAAGGGTTTTGTTGCCGTAGCATAGCTGATTGGACGGTCCACGACGTACATGTTGAGTACGATCTCCGTGTCTGCTTAGGAAGAGAAAAACTGTCCTGTGCGTCACTGAAGATGCGAGTAAGAGCATCTGCAGCCGGCATCCTCAAATTCTTCTCAGATCGCGGACGTGACCGACTAGTGATTGGACAGAAGAGAGGGGAAAAAGTGACTCAACCGGACCTGTCATATCATCTATACAAAGTCGAGCTGTCTGCGAGACTTGCGGGCGCACCCAAAAACACCCGGACAGTCTGTCATGTAGGACGCGGCCCACCCTGGAccatctttttctttcttttcattcTCTCTTCATCCCCATCAATCACGTTCAAGTAATCTGACATATAAAAAAAATATGACGCATAGACGGACAAATAGGGGCTTAAAACGGACACGCCCGGTCACTGACCGGACGCGTCCGCACACGTTTAGGGGTTAGATTTAgtaagtccggctgtagatgctctaatgaaCTATGGTATACTAGCTGCCAAGAAAAGGCCATGAATTGTTCTTGGAAGCAAAAATGGATGTATGCCGTGAATGAAGCGAGTAATGTGACGATGCGCACTGAAATCGGACTTTTCGTCGCGGCCAGGTACTCCTACATGACCGAGAGTCTGAGATtgacccatgcatgcatgcaagcaaACAAGCTCTGCTCTACGTCAGGCTTGGAAAAAGGTTAGATGCAGAAAAGAAATAACACGGTTAAGCCGTCGAGAAGACGCACATGCGCTCGTGCTCGTGGCCTTGTGACCGCGAACGATgccctcgccgctgctgctgctgcggtggTCCTGTGGCGATTGGCCATGGCCACGGGGAACATCGGAATAAATTGCAAAAGCCATTCCAGGCCTCGCGATTGCAGGTTGGCAGGATTTACAGAGTGTTCCGCCAGTCTCCCTCCCTACTAGACCGTACGGCGTACTGCGTGCTGCTACTGACTGCTGCTACGGTACATATACTGTAAGTTTCTTCCTCCGTAGTCTCCGCCGAGTGTTTGCATTAAGGACGGTGGCGATCGATCCGGTTGGACTGGGACTAGTAGGCATTTCGTCCCACGAACTTGATGGCAAGACCAATTGTACATGACCGAATAAGGATGGGAAGAAGGAGAAAAGACTGAGTCTTTCCTCTGTCATTTTTAGAAACGGGCAGAATTCCCCAAGGAGGAACTTGCTGAAAATGCATTTCACACTCGCCGAGATGCAGCGAAGGGCGGCGAGAAATTGAATAGCAGAGCACTTGCCCGAAACGAAGAACCGGCTAATTCGAGAAACCACTTAAGCCGCGACGCATAGGGCCCAGCACAGCAAATTTAATCCTCGGCCACCTGCACAATCCGGGACTGCGAGGGGAGGAGTCCAGCAGTAGCAGCACCCCTGGAATGGAAACGGCGGGCGAGCGATCGACCCCTGCAAGTAAGAACTAAGAGAGTAACCAGGAAGGAAGGAGACGATGGACGTGAAGAATTCTGAAGCCCAGCCCCGGGAAAGGAAGCGGAGCTGACACGCTCCACTTATGGGGCGCGGCACCGAATTGAATGAGTGGAACAAATGGTTTCCCAGAATCGCCGCGACGTTGCCATCAAGTCAATCGTCCAAACGGACGGGGAAAGCCCCCGTCGCCTGTTTCGGCCCCGGGCCATGTTGCATTGCATGCGCGTCGATAAGGCACGCACAACACGCATCTCCGTCTCGATCGATCACCAGCACCAGCACGTACGTACTACAGCGTACAGGACCGGCCAGCGGTGTAGGTAGCCCGGTGGCCCCTCCCCGCCGGCCCGCCGGCGCCGTGCACGTTGCCGTTTCTCGCAACCAATACCAGTTAGATCTTGCGTGCATGCATACGTTTTTCTAGGGTAAAATCTTGCATCTGCCATGGCGGGAGCCAGGGAACCGTTCGTTTCATCGATGAGGTATGCTAGTGGCCAGTTACTGGTAGGAGAAATTGGACTGGATTCGGTTTGCGTGCGCATGTGCGGGAGGTGGCAATGAAAATAGTGTctcgcggcgggggggggggggggggggagggtccgAGCGCCATGAAGGCGTGGCGGGGGGTCGACAATGAGCACAGGAAGACGACACGCCGTACGCCGTCCACCTCACAGCgccgaggggaggggaggggggaggccgcAAGCAAAGAGGAGAGGACCATCTGGGTCCGGCTCCGATCCGATTAAATGCACGCCCTCTGATCGGGTGGATCGCGATTGCCACCCATGGCCATGGTTGTGTGCGAAATCCCCGTCCTGCCCTCGCGCTGCTGACGCCCGGGCCCGCGGCGCAGGCAGGGTCGCAGCGCCCGAAGAAGATATCGCGCCCGGCCCCACCGCGGGCACCCCTTCCTCTATTTATGCCTCTACACCGACCGACCTCACACACGCACACTCACACAAAGCTAGCAAGCCACACTGCACTGCACGCTACTCGATCGGTGCCTCTCTCTACCACTACTACTACTCTGCTCACTGGCATACTGCATTGCTGCTACTGTACGCGTAGTCTCTCACAGTGCCCTGCCAAGAAGATCTCCCGTAGTCAATTCGCTTGATCAGGCCAGGCTACTCAGTACTCACTTAagcgagaggagaggaagaaaagggggaGGAATTCTTTCGTGGGAGCGttaggaggagagagagagggagagagagagagcttgtgCTACGATCGATCGGGCCGGGAAAGGCGATGGGGCGATCGCCGTGCTGCGAGAAGGAGGGGCTGAAGAAGGGGCCATGGACGCCGGAGGAGGACCAGAAGCTGCTCTCCTACATTGAGCAGCAGGGCCACGGCTGCTGGCGCTCGCTGCCGGCCAAGGCCGGTGAGCACCCCAACTTCATCCAATTTGCTCTTGCACCCCAACTTCATCCCCGGCTGCTACTCCTGCATTCTGCTTTGCTGAGTTGTTTCGGTCATTTCTGACATGATGAGAACGGGGCGTGGTCTTTGATTCGCAGGGCTGCAGCGGTGCGGCAAGAGCTGCCGGCTCCGGTGGACCAACTACCTCCGGCCGGACATCAAGAGGGGCAAGTTCAGCCTGCAGGAGGAGCAGACCATCATCCAGCTCCATGCGCTTCTCGGCAACAGGTGATCACCCATCCCATCATGGACCGATTGTCCTACATATGCCGCTTACTTTGCACCCAGAGTTCACTTAACTCACTGCCTAATTATGATGGAATTTGATCTCTTATTTAGTGGTTGCAATAATTTTGACTGCCAGTAGAGTACGTAGTACGGTACTAGTCGCCGACTGCCTGAGTCCGGGGAAGTCAAGAACACGCTAGCTACACCGTAGTCTTCACATATTTATGGGTAGCGGGGTGGTACTTACACTGGGAGAGCCGTGAGATACGAGTAAAACGTAGCTGCTGCATGTACTGGTCTTGGCCGAGTCGTAGCGACGTACACATGTTTTCCCAGCATCGCGTGAAATTTACCCATGACATTGTAGCTCGAATTGCGATCTCACTAGCACGTACAAGACCGACCGTCACCTCTGTTTTAACTGTTACTGTCTATCTGTCTGTCTTGCTGTGCAGTACAGAACTAGCTAGTAGTAGTGCTGTTCTTCTGCCTCGTACTgtagaaaaaagagagagagaagtgtCCATCATTCAGCCCGTAGAACAACTATGCATGAACAGTGAGAGCGTTTTgccaagaagaaagaaaagaaaagtaatAGCGAAAAGAAGGGGTTACTCAATCAATCAATGCACGCATCAGCTTGGGAAAAAGGAGTGAAAAAGTTGGGCCATGTGTGGCTCTCCCCCgaattttcctttctctttttacaTGATTCGGCATTGAAGCTTGTCATTTATGGATCGGGGAGCCCCCATCGTCGTGGACCAAGCCTAGCTTTGGGCCACTGTAGCCACCTGCTCTCTTGCCATTTGACTCCCACGCTTCCTCCTATCATGCATCTCTGCCGTCTCTCTGTAGTACTACTACGCCGATGCCATGTCCACTCGCACGGTTACTTTTCGAGATGGTCTTCATTTTAACCATGATGCATGCAGGTTTGGTTTTCTATCGGAGTCCTGAGGTTATTTTTCTTGCGATCggcgtctgtgtgtgtgtgtgtgcaggtggTCAGCGATCGCGACGCACCTGCCCAAGCGTACCGACAACGAGATCAAGAACTACTGGAACACGCACCTCAAGAAGCGGCTGGCCAAGATGGGCATCGACCCGGTCACGCACAAGCCGCGCTCCGACGTgcccggcggcgcgggcggcgccgccgAGGGGGCGGCCGGCGCGCAGCACGCCAAGGCCGCGGCGCACCTCAGCCACACGGCGCAGTGGGAGAGCGCGCGGCTCGAGGCCGAGGCGCGCCTGGCGCGGGAGGCCAAGCTGCGGGCGCTCGCCACGTCCGCCTCCTCCTCGGCGCAGTACCTGTCGGCGGCCCACGCCGCCGCGCCCGGGCTCGACTCGCCCACGTCCACGCTCAGCTTTGCGGACAGCGCGGCGCTCGCGTCGGTGCTGGAGGCGCACAGTGCCGCGGCCGCCGCGCGCGCAGCCATGCAGCCCATGCAGGCGTACGAGGAGGCGTGCAAGGACCAGAACTGGGGcgacgccgacgccgccgacgCGGGCTTCGCCGAGGCGGCGGGCTTCACCGGGCTGCTTCTTGACGGCTCGCTGAACCAGAACCCGAGGCCGGCGGCGAGGGACGACGCCGAGGCGGGCGCCGAAGCGCACGA is a window encoding:
- the LOC123045672 gene encoding transcription factor MYB16, coding for MGRSPCCEKEGLKKGPWTPEEDQKLLSYIEQQGHGCWRSLPAKAGLQRCGKSCRLRWTNYLRPDIKRGKFSLQEEQTIIQLHALLGNRWSAIATHLPKRTDNEIKNYWNTHLKKRLAKMGIDPVTHKPRSDVPGGAGGAAEGAAGAQHAKAAAHLSHTAQWESARLEAEARLAREAKLRALATSASSSAQYLSAAHAAAPGLDSPTSTLSFADSAALASVLEAHSAAAAARAAMQPMQAYEEACKDQNWGDADAADAGFAEAAGFTGLLLDGSLNQNPRPAARDDAEAGAEAHETEEEKNYWNSILNLVNSSASAVVPADEAYSPAPEY